The following are encoded together in the Lathyrus oleraceus cultivar Zhongwan6 chromosome 3, CAAS_Psat_ZW6_1.0, whole genome shotgun sequence genome:
- the LOC127131061 gene encoding soyasapogenol B glucuronide galactosyltransferase-like: MESQQLHVVFVPFPTPGHMIPMIDTARLFAKHGVNVTIINTHANALPFQKSIDSDFNSGYSIKTQLIHFPSSQVGLPEGVENVKDGTNSEILGKIIQGIWMLQDQIEILLRDLQPDCIITDMMYAWTVESAAKLNIPRIYFYSSSQFSNCASYLVRKYRPHDGLLSETQKFTIPCLPHTIEMTPLQLADWIRNKNSATASFGEIFESEKRSYGTLYNSFHELESDYEKLHKTTIGIKSWSVGPVSTWINKDDEKKVNSGHIEKEGELLNWLNTKSNESVLYVSFGSLTRLSHEQIVEIAYGLENSSHNFIWVVRENDKNEEKEGFLQDFEERMKESKKGYIIWNWAPQLLILDHPATGGIVTHCGWNSILESLSVGLPMITWPMFAEQFYNEKFLVDVLKIGVCVGSKVNKFWSSLGEDALVRKEEISNAVEILMGSGEESKEMRIRAKKLCDAAKRSIEEGGHSNNNLLQLIDELKSLKIARELEKSILDNII; the protein is encoded by the coding sequence ATGGAGTCTCAACAACTTCATGTAGTTTTTGTTCCATTTCCAACTCCTGGCCATATGATTCCCATGATTGACACAGCAAGGCTATTTGCCAAACATGGTGTTAATGTTACCATCATCAATACTCATGCCAATGCTTTACCCTTTCAAAAATCCATAGACAGTGACTTCAATTCAGGATACTCCATCAAAACTCAGCTTATTCACTTCCCTTCATCCCAAGTTGGCCTTCCTGAGGGTGTTGAAAATGTCAAAGATGGAACTAACTCAGAAATTCTTGGTAAAATCATTCAGGGAATATGGATGCTTCAAGATCAAATTGAGATTTTGCTTCGAGATCTTCAACCAGATTGCATAATAACTGATATGATGTATGCTTGGACTGTTGAATCAGCTGCAAAACTAAACATTCCAAGGATTTACTTTTACAGTTCAAGCCAATTCTCCAATTGTGCAAGCTATCTTGTCAGAAAGTATAGACCTCATGATGGTTTACTTTCTGAGACACAGAAATTTACTATTCCTTGTTTGCCTCATACTATTGAGATGACACCTTTGCAGCTAGCTGATTGGATTAGGAATAAGAATTCAGCCACAGCTTCTTTTGGTGAAATATTTGAATCGGAGAAAAGAAGCTATGGAACACTATACAATAGTTTTCATGAACTTGAAAGTGATTATGAGAAACTTCATAAAACTACAATAGGAATCAAATCTTGGAGTGTAGGGCCAGTTTCAACTTGGATTAACAAAGATGATGAAAAAAAAGTCAATAGCGGACACATTGAAAAAGAGGGAGAGTTGTTAAATTGGCTTAATACTAAGTCAAATGAGTCTGTTTTGTATGTAAGTTTTGGAAGCCTTACTAGGCTTTCTCATGAACAGATTGTGGAAATAGCTTATGGACTTGAAAATTCAAGTCATAATTTCATTTGGGTTGTTAGagaaaatgataaaaatgaagAGAAAGAAGGTTTCCTACAAGATTTTGAGGAAAGGATGAAAGAAAGCAAAAAGGGTTATATCATATGGAACTGGGCACCGCAGCTTCTGATATTGGATCACCCTGCAACAGGAGGAATAGTGACTCACTGTGGTTGGAACTCAATCCTTGAAAGCTTGAGTGTTGGTTTGCCAATGATCACATGGCCAATGTTTGCTGAGCAATTTTACAATGAGAAGTTTCTTGTTGATGTTTTGAAGATAGGAGTTTGTGTTGGATCAAAAGTGAACAAGTTTTGGTCAAGTTTAGGTGAAGATGCATTGGTGAGAAAAGAAGAGATATCAAATGCTGTTGAGATTTTGATGGGAAGTGGTGAAGAGAGCAAGGAAATGAGGATTAGAGCAAAAAAGCTTTGTGATGCTGCCAAAAGGAGTATAGAGGAAGGTGGACATTCCAATAACAACTTGCTTCAGTTGATTGATGAACTGAAATCATTAAAGATTGCTAGAGAACTTGAAAAAAGCATATTAGATAACATAATTTGA